In the genome of Massilia sp. PAMC28688, one region contains:
- a CDS encoding bifunctional serine/threonine-protein kinase/formylglycine-generating enzyme family protein: protein MQTARDKLRTLRALFEDGLLSQHEFDSRKNAILDAEYAPPVAAATPAGEVAAPRQGTEIGLMAGQEVGPQNRRYRLERLLAHGGMGQVWQATDLATHAELGHSALVALKVLPPQLTISATHAKLLVEEATQARRLAHEHIVRVYEWAQDPATASYFIIMECLEGEDLDSLLAREGPLTLERVQALLEPVAAALDYAWSRHGLVHRDIKPGNVFVTLKGDIKLLDFGIAARARSSASSIGLEAPANSGTAGYRAPEAGTLQRQPGRALDVYAVAVMIYQMVEGRMPFDGLRSERHEPPRPEALTARQWQVLQGGFAWDAQARPASVAALLEALRSAREPSATELAAQQAAARAQEQQRMAQLAARRKAESEALAAAQLARERQRREQEAAERVVAEQARLERKEALRRQLLLRREQDAEKARLDKEERNKKAMQARAAAAYRSEQERARLELAARNVAELEALLPTSSSPVADTEGVLRDRFRDGSGSGPELVLIPTGRFQMGSPEHERKKALEAGAQQSWLEREVPQHWVGIERPVAMGRFPVTVGQWREFVLATGWRGEGEVNWAAPGFRQTDLHPVVGVTWHDAQRYVDWLSEQTGQRYRLPSEAEWEYACRAGTRTAFSFGDEINPGLANYDGNYSYNGSPKGVYRKGTTPAGEFAPNPWGLYDMHGNVWEWVQDVVHDNYVAAPGDGSAWEQGGDQGRRILRGGSWLYNPRYLRSALRNGFAANLSNDIVGFRVARNLL, encoded by the coding sequence ATGCAAACGGCACGCGACAAGCTTCGTACACTGCGCGCCTTGTTCGAGGACGGGCTGCTTAGCCAGCACGAATTCGACAGCCGCAAGAACGCCATCCTGGATGCGGAGTACGCGCCCCCCGTCGCCGCTGCCACGCCGGCCGGTGAAGTCGCCGCGCCTCGCCAGGGCACCGAGATCGGCCTCATGGCGGGACAGGAGGTTGGTCCGCAAAACCGGCGCTACCGGCTTGAACGTCTGCTCGCCCACGGCGGCATGGGACAGGTATGGCAGGCCACCGACCTGGCCACCCACGCGGAGCTGGGCCACAGTGCACTGGTGGCACTCAAGGTCCTGCCGCCGCAGCTGACAATCAGCGCCACCCATGCCAAGCTGCTGGTGGAAGAGGCCACCCAGGCGCGGCGCCTGGCGCATGAACACATCGTGCGCGTGTACGAGTGGGCCCAGGACCCGGCCACGGCCAGCTACTTCATCATCATGGAATGCCTGGAAGGCGAGGACCTCGATAGTCTGCTGGCGCGGGAAGGCCCGCTCACGCTCGAACGGGTCCAGGCGCTGCTGGAGCCGGTGGCCGCTGCACTCGACTATGCCTGGAGCAGGCACGGGCTGGTCCACCGCGATATCAAACCGGGCAATGTGTTCGTCACCCTCAAGGGCGATATCAAGCTGCTCGATTTTGGCATTGCCGCGCGTGCGCGCAGCAGTGCCAGCAGCATTGGCCTGGAGGCGCCGGCCAATTCCGGCACCGCCGGTTACCGTGCGCCGGAGGCGGGCACGCTGCAGCGGCAGCCCGGCCGCGCGCTCGATGTGTATGCGGTCGCCGTCATGATTTATCAGATGGTGGAGGGCCGCATGCCATTTGACGGCTTGCGCAGCGAACGCCATGAGCCGCCCCGGCCGGAGGCATTGACAGCGCGCCAGTGGCAGGTGCTGCAGGGCGGTTTCGCGTGGGATGCGCAGGCGCGGCCGGCATCGGTCGCAGCCTTGCTGGAGGCATTGCGCAGCGCCCGCGAGCCGTCGGCCACGGAACTGGCTGCGCAGCAGGCAGCCGCGCGGGCCCAGGAGCAGCAGCGCATGGCGCAGCTGGCTGCACGCCGCAAGGCCGAGTCGGAGGCACTGGCGGCGGCGCAACTGGCACGCGAGAGGCAGCGCCGCGAGCAGGAAGCAGCCGAACGCGTGGTGGCCGAGCAGGCCAGGCTGGAACGCAAGGAGGCGCTGCGCCGCCAGCTGCTGCTGCGGCGCGAGCAGGATGCGGAAAAGGCTCGGCTCGACAAGGAGGAGCGGAACAAAAAGGCGATGCAGGCGCGCGCCGCGGCGGCCTATCGCAGCGAACAGGAACGCGCGCGCCTGGAACTGGCGGCGCGCAATGTCGCGGAACTTGAGGCGCTGCTGCCCACGTCAAGCAGTCCGGTGGCCGATACCGAGGGCGTGCTGCGCGACCGCTTCCGCGACGGCTCGGGCAGCGGGCCGGAACTGGTCCTGATTCCCACCGGCCGCTTCCAGATGGGATCGCCCGAGCATGAACGCAAGAAGGCGCTGGAAGCCGGGGCCCAGCAGTCCTGGCTCGAGCGCGAGGTACCGCAGCACTGGGTAGGCATTGAGCGCCCGGTGGCCATGGGGCGCTTTCCCGTCACGGTAGGCCAGTGGCGCGAATTCGTGCTGGCAACCGGCTGGCGCGGCGAGGGGGAAGTGAATTGGGCGGCGCCCGGGTTTCGCCAGACCGACCTGCATCCGGTAGTGGGTGTGACCTGGCACGACGCGCAGCGGTATGTAGACTGGCTCAGTGAACAGACCGGTCAGCGCTATCGCCTGCCCAGCGAAGCCGAGTGGGAGTATGCGTGCCGCGCAGGTACCAGGACGGCCTTCAGCTTTGGCGACGAGATCAATCCCGGCCTTGCCAATTACGACGGCAATTACAGTTACAACGGCAGTCCAAAAGGCGTCTACCGCAAGGGCACGACGCCGGCAGGCGAATTTGCGCCCAATCCATGGGGCTTGTACGACATGCACGGCAACGTGTGGGAGTGGGTGCAGGACGTCGTGCACGATAATTATGTAGCTGCCCCAGGCGACGGGTCGGCATGGGAGCAGGGCGGTGACCAGGGCAGGCGCATCCTGCGCGGTGGCTCGTGGCTCTACAACCCGCGCTACCTGCGTTCGGCCCTGCGCAATGGGTTCGCGGCTAATCTCAGCAATGATATTGTCGGCTTCCGGGTGGCGCGCAATCTCCTGTAG